TCCTTAGAATCGGCAGTTCAGGGGAGCGATCAAAATCATTTTGACATACGATACAGTACTTCTCATACTCCCTTACATCAGAAGCAATAGATAGTTAAATCAAATAATAAAAAATAAACTTGACTTTTATATTTCATCCATATAATGATACCATCAAATGATGGAATCATTATATGGAATATGACGATGAGAGCAGCCCTCGAAAAGGACTACAAAGACCCTGAATCGATGAAGGCAACTGGACTTCCAATTGCTTAAAAACATTCTTAGATAAGGAGGATTTGGTTCATGAACATTATTCCCTACTCGGCGGAGCATAATATCTTCCGGGAGAGTCTCCGTAAATTTCTTGACAAAGAAATCGTACCCCATGTTGAAGAGTGGGAAGAGGCGGGAATTGTTCCCAGGAGCGCCTGGAAAAAGATGGGGGAGCAGGGATTTTTATGCACTGCTGTTCCCGAGGAATATGGAGGAGCCGGCTGCGATTTCCTCTATTCGGTAATTGTCGGCGAAGAAATGGTTAGGGCGAACTTTTCAGGACTGACCGCGTCGCTGCACAGCGACATCATTGTTCCCTACATTACCACCTTCGGCAGCGAAGCTCAGAAGCAAAAGTATCTCCCCGGTTGTGTCACCGGAGATATCATTACGGCGGTGGCCATGACGGAACCCAATACGGGAAGCGACCTTGCCGCCATGAAGACGACGGCCGTGGAGGACGGGGAAGATGTCATCCTGAACGGTCAGAAGACCTTTATCAGCAACGGGATCAACTGTGATCTGTGTGTTGTGGCTGCGAAGGATCCGGCCTGCAGTGATCCCCACAAAGCCGTGGATCTTTATCTGGTGGAAGCAGGCACTCCCGGATTTGAGAAGGGCAGGCAGATCAAAAAAATCGGCTGGCACAGCCAGGACACATCAGAGCTCTATTTTACGGACTGCCGGATCCCCAGGAGCAACCGCCTGGGTGAGAAGGGGACAGGGTTTCTGAATCTTATGCTGAAGCTTCAGCAGGAACGCCTTGTCTGCGCAATCGGAGCCATGGCAGCCGCCGAATTCATGCTCGAGATCACCGTCAAGTATTGTAAGGAGCGGACAGTTTTTGGAAAGCCCATCTCCAAGTTTCAGGTCAACCAGTTCACCATTGTGGAAATGGCCACCGAGATCAAGCTCGGGAGGACCTTCGTTGACAAGTTGATCATGGACCATATGGAGGGTCTCAACGTTGTGATCGAGACGTCCATGGCCAAATACTGGATCACGGACATGGCCAACAAGGTCGCGGACCATTGCCTTCAGCTTCACGGGGGGTATGGGTACTGCGATGAATACGGAATATCACGCGCCTGGCGCGACATCCGGGTGACACGGATCTTTGCCGGGACAAACGAAATCATGAAAGTCATTATTGCCCGGTTTATGGGGTTATAGGCACCATCATTATCATAATTTTAAGCACCAAAACTATTTAGCACAGGGAGGTTAAAGCCATGATGAACTATCCTTTGTTGCTCACCAATTTCATGCAGCATGCGGCCAGGTATTATCCAACCAAGGAGATCGTGTCCGTTTACGCGACCGGAACTTTCCGTTATACTTATGCTGACTGGTACAATCGCACATGCCAGCTTGCTAGAGCCCTTCACTCGCTTGGCATCAAAAAGGGTGACAGGGTTGCCTCTTTTTCTCTGAACAACCATCGCCATATGGAACTTTACTTTGGCGTTCCGTGCATGGGTGCTGTTTTGCACACGCTTAATATAAGGCTGTCCGCTGAAAATCTGGTTTACATCATTAATCATGCAGAAGACCGCATTCTCTTCATTGACGAAGATGTTTACTTCCTTATTGAGCCGTTTAAAGATCAACTCAAGACTATCGAAAAATATGTCATCATGTCCCAAACCGGGGTAATGCCATCAACCACACTCTCTCCGGTTGTCCTGTATGACGATCTGATTAAAGAATATCCGGAGAGCTATGATTTCCCACTGGACCGCGATGAAAACGAACCATGCCTCATCTGTTACACTTCGGCAACAACGGGTGATCCCAAAGGGGTTGTTTACAGCCATCGTGGTCTCGTGTTGCACTCTTTTGCCACTGGGATTGTCATGGGCGTCCAGGAAAACGACTGTATGCTGCATATCGTTCCCATGTTTCATGCCAACGCCTGGGGTGCTCCATTTGTCTGCACTTTGCGCGGCATGAAACAAGTGCTGCCGGGGCGTCAAATCCTGGATATGACGGTGCTGTGCCGGATCATCGCCGAAGAGAAGGTAACCTTCTCCTGCGGTGTGCCGACTATTTGGATAATGCTCCACAGTTACCTGGAAAACGGCGGAGCACATGACTTTTCTTCCATCCGCCGGTTATTCTCCGGCGGATCGGCCATGCCACGGCATCTCATTGAATCATTTGAAAAAAAATACGGCGTCATTGTAGCGCAGGGTTACGGAGCAACGGAAACGTCGCCAGTTGTCACCTTGTCCATTCCCAAAAGCTATATGGAAACTCTGAGTGTTGATGAAAAGATTGATATCCGGACCACAGCGGGAATGCCCATACCGGGACTTGATGTAAAACTGATCAACACGCAAACGGGCAAAGAAGTGCGCATGGATGGCAAGGAAATGGGAGAAATTCTGGTACGCGGGCCCTGGATCGCCTCAGAATATTATAAAAACCCAGAACAAAGCGCGGTCACCTTTCCGGACGGGTGGTTTCATACCGGCGATATTGGAACAATGAGCAAAGAAGGTTATATCTCCCTCGTTGATCGGACAAAAGACCTCATTAAGAGCGCAGGGGAGTGGATTTCCTCCATCGATCTGGAAAACGTTATTATGGGATTCTCCAAGGTGCTGGAGGCGGCGGTAATCAGTATGCCCGATGAGAAATGGCAGGAGAGGCCTCTGGCCTGCGTTGTGCCGCAGCCTGAGGCAGCAAAGACTATTACAAAAGAGGAGATACAGGATTATCTAAAAGATAAGGTCGCCAAATGGTGGATTCCTGATGAAATTGTTTTCATGCAGGAACTTCCCAAGACCAGCGTGGGAAAATTCGACAAGAAAAAACTCCGGGTGACGGTGATACCGGATATTCTAAAGAAGAGAGGTAATGTATGAACACTAATAATCACGATCGAGTAGCTGTTATTGATGCCTGCCGGACACCGTTTATGCGTGCCGGCACGGACTATTATGACCTGATGGCCTGGGAGCTTGGTCGCTATGCTGTCAAAGGGCTCATCGTCAGAACGGGGATTAATCCTTCGCTCATCGATTATGTAATCATGGGCACGGTTATAGCTGAGGTTACCACAACCAATGTAGCCAGAGAGATAATGCTGGGTGCGGGGCTTCCCAGAACGATACCTGCTCATACCTGCACGGCGGCCTGTGTTTCGGGGAACATCGCTGTTACCTCCGCCTGCGATATGATTAATTCCGGCCAAGTGAACACAGTTATTGCCGGCGGCGTGGAATCCATGTCCGATCTCCCAATTAAAATCGGCAAGCGGTACCGGCGCTTTCTTCTCGATCTCTCCCTGTATAAGCGCCCTAAAAGCATCTCAGGGAAACTTAAGCTGCTCAAGGGAATGAAGCTTAAGGATTTCTTTGCTGTCGATCAACCGGCTATTGCTGAGTATTCCACGGGTCTTTCCATGGGCGCCAATGCTGACAGGCTGGCGCGCCGCCTTGGCATTGCCAGAGAGGAGCAGGACAAGTTTGCCGCCCGTTCTCATAAATTGGCTGACGCCGCTATCAAGAATGGAATTATGAAAAAGGAAATCGTTCCCGTTGTTGTCCCCCAGACAGGCAAGTTGGTGAAGGATGATAACGGACCGCGTGCGGATGCCACTGCCGAAAAGATGGCCTCCTTGAAACCGGCTTTTGATAAGCGCTACGGAACCGTTACAGCGGCTAACTCTTCATTTCTCACGGATGGCGCTTCGGCAGTACTGCTTATGAAGGAATCAAAAGCGAAATCTCTGGGGTTAAAACCTTTAGCCTATATCCGGGCTTATTCCCAGGCAGGATCCGATCCCTGGGAAGAACTGCTGCTGGGGCCGGCTTTTTCTGCTGCTCGCGCCTTAAAAAATGCGGGCATCTCTCTTGCCGATGTAAAAGTTCTGGAAATCCACGAAGCTTTTGCCGCGCAGATTCTCGCCAATATCCGTTATATGGAATCAGAAAAATGGGGACGAGAAAAACTGGGGCTGGATGGCAAAATGGGCGTCGTTGATCAGGAACTGCTCAACACCCGGGGGGGGTCTCTGTCCATCGGCCACCCTTTCGGGGCAACGGGCGGGAGGCTTATTGCCAGTTGCTGTAACCGTATGCAGGACGAGAATGCTCAGTTCGGCCTTGTTGCCGCCTGCGGAGCGGGAGCTATAGGCAATACCATTATTCTGGAAAACGCACGATAGAGGAGATGACGATGAAATATTTAACACTGGAAAAAGCAAATGATGGAATTGCAATTGTTACCATTGATTGTCCGGAAAGCAAAGTAAACAAGATTTCATCGGGTCTGCTGGATGAAATAGCCGGTATCTTGCCTGATATAAGTAATGATCAGAGCATCAAGGGCATGGTTATTACGAGCGGCAAAGAAGACAACTTCGTTGTCGGCGCAGATATTGATGAATTGAAAGGCATGCGCACCTCTGAAGAAGTTATTGCCTATATCTCCAAAGCTCACGCCATCCTCAATGGTCTGGAAAGCATGCAAATCCCCGTGGTTGCCTGTATTCATGGCAACTGCCTCGGTGGCGGTTTGGAACTGGCGCTGGCCTGTAATTACCGAATGGCGGTCAACTCTCCGAAGACTGTTCTGGGATTTCCGGAAGTGCAACTAGGCCTGCTGCCCGCCGCCGGTGGCACACAGAGGCTGCCACGGCTTATCGGACTGACAGCGGCTCTGCCCCTGGTGCTTACGGCACGCAATCTCCGGGTGAAGCAGGCGAGCCGCGCGGGACTCGTAGATGAGCTTATTCCTCCCTACGGTGCTAAAGAAACAGCGGTTAAGAAGGCCCTGGAACTGGTCAACAGAGGAAATATCACAAGAAAGCGGAAGCGTTCCTTTGTTACTTTTCTTATGGAATCCAATCCCGTGGGAAGAGCAATAGTGTTTTCGCAGGCCAGAAAAATGGTTGAACGCCAGACTTACGGCTGTTACCCTGCGCCGTTTGCCATCATTGAAGCAGTGGAACATGGCCAGAAACACGGAAAGGCCGCAGGACTGAAAAAAGAGATAGAAATTTTCAGCAGGCTGGTTACTACTTCCCAGTCTAAAGCTCTTATGAGCCTTTTTTTCGGGATGAGCGATCTGAAAAAAAATCCTCAGAAAAGCCTCGCCCGGAAGGTGAGGCAAATGGCCGTCATCGGAACGGGACTTATGGGGCAGGGAATTGCCTCTGTCTCCACGGCTATCTGCGATACCATCCTGATGAAAGATGTAAAGCTTGATGACGCCGCCCGTGGAATGAAGGAAATATGGAAAGGATTGGAAAAGAAAACCAAGTCGGGCGCTATTGTCGGCTTTGATCGTGATATTCAGTATGGAAAACTTGTGCCCTGTGACGACTATTCCTTGTTTAAAAATACAGACTTGGTTGTTGAGGCCGTGTTTGAGGATCTTGCTGTGAAAAAGCGCGTTCTGGCCGATGTGGAAACCGCGACGGATGAACGCACAATTTTCGCTTCCAATACCTCGGCAATCCCGATTCAGGATATAGCCGCGGGATGTAAGAGGCCGGAGAACGTCATCGGCATGCACTACTTCTCCCCCGTGCCCAAAATGCCGCTGCTGGAAATCATCACCACCGGCAAGACCGCGCCGTGGGTGACGTCCACAGCCCTGGATATGGGTATAGCTCAGGGGAAAACCTGTATCGTTGTCAAAGATGGCCCCGGATTTTACACGACACGGATTCTGGTGCCCCTGCTAAACGAAGCCGTTCTTCTCGTGGAGGAAGGGGCGGACTCTCTCGATATTGATAGAGCTATGCGGCAATTCGGCTATCCTGTCGGTCCCATAACCCTCATTGACGAGGTGGGGATTGATGTAGGCGCCCACGTAGCCAAGGAACTGGGAGGGATGTTCGCGGCAAGAGGAGTGCAGCCTTCAGATACTTTCCCAAAACTTATTGCCCAGGATTATAAAGGAAGAAAAAATAAGAAAGGGTTTTACCTCTATGATGCAAAAAAGAAGAAGGGACAGAAATTGCCCAATGAAGAAGTATATGCCCTGCTGGGCGGTGCGCCCCGCAAAAAGTTTGATGCAAAATTGATTCAACAGCGGGTAAGTATGATGATGATTAATGAATCGTTGCTTTGTTTGCAGGAGGGAATTATTTCCTGCCCGCGGGACGGGGATATAGGAGCTGTTTTCGGTTTGGGATTTCCACCCTTTGAAGGAGGCCCGTTTCGTTATATCGATCATCTTGGTGCTTCTTCTATCATGGCCACGCTGGAATCTCTGGAAAAAAATTACGGAAAGCGTTTCACTTCCCCGCAGATACTCAAAGACATTGTGCAAAGCGGCAAGAAATTCTACGAGTAATAATATATCATGCCCGGGGCTATGTAAGGCTTTAAGCTTCCCGATTTTATGGCTAAGATTTTCTTAATTTTAGTTTGTTATCTTTCGCAGTTATAGAAGTAATGTTTTACCGCAGAAATTTCCGGCCGCAGTGCCATTTCTTAAGGACGGACATGTACTTGATGTTGAATGCAAAAGAAAAACACAAAAGGAGGTTTTTGTATGGCAAGTCTTATTCTGGATGAAAGGGATCAACTTTTTGTCCTCAACGAAATGTTCGAAGTAGAGAAGCTCTGCGAGGCGCCGCGTTATGCGGACTTTTCGCGCGAAACGTTCGACATGATCATGACCGAGGCACAAAAACTGGCGAATGATGTGATCCTGCCCACCCTGGCCGAAGGCGACAAGGAAGGCTGCCGTTTAGTGAACGGGCAGGTACATGTGCCTGCCTGCTTCCATAAAGCATACAAACTATTCTGCGAAGGCGGATGGAACTGCATGGCCACCCCTGCGGAGCTAGGTGGCCAGGGCCTGCCCGTTACCATTCGCATCGCTGCCCATGAATGGTTCACGCATAACTTCGCATTCGCAGCCTATCCCGGCTTAGGCGAAGGTGCTGCCCACCTGATCTTAACCTACGGGTCCGCAGAGCAAAAGGAAAAGTACCTGCCCAAAATGGTCACCGGTGAATGGACTGGAACCATGGCCCTCACCGAACCCGGTGCCGGCACTGACGTGGGCAACCTCTCCACCAGGGCCATCCGCCAGCCAGATGGCACTTTCCTCCTTCAGGGCACCAAGTGCTTCATCACCGGGGGAGATTCCGATCTGGCCTCCAATGTCGTCCACCCTGTCCTGGCCCGCATTGAAGGTGACCCGGCCGGAACCAAGGGAATTTCCATTTTTCTGGTGCCTAAATTTCTGATCAATGATGACGGCAGCCTGGGCAAACGCAACGATTACGAAATCGCCAGGATCGAAGAAAAGATGGGCATCCATGGAAGCGCCACTTGCATGATCAATTTCGGCGACAATGGACAGTGTTACGCCGAACTCCTGGGCAACGAACGCGAGGGCATGAAAGTCATGTTTCAGTTTATGAACGAGGCTCGCTTGAGCGTGGGCCTGCAGGGCTTGTGCACCGGCTCCATCGCCTATCTACACGCCCTGAAATACACCAAAGAACGCTTCCAAGGCGCGTCGCTCATGGAATTCAAGAACCCCAACGCACCGCGTGTGACCATCATCAATCACCCGGACGTACGTCGTATGCTTCTATGGATGAAATCCCACGTAGACGGCATGCGTGCCATGACCTACTTTACCGCGTTGTGCTTAGATAAGCATCTGATCGTCGAGGATGAAGTCCAAAGGGACAAATGGCTGGGTCTGGCCGAGATGCTCACCCCAATCCTCAAAGCCTACTGCTCCGACATGGGCTTCCGTGTTACTGAAACGGCCATGCAGTGCTATGGCGGCTACGGTTTCTGCGTCGAATATCCGGTCGAACAGTTTATGCGCGACGGAAAGATTGCCTCCATCTACGAAGGCGCCAATGGCATCCAGGCTCTTGACCTGGTCGGCCGAAAGATGGGCATGAAAAAAGGCGTCTACTTTATGAGCCTCCTGGGCGAAATGAGTGCCTGCTGCGCTAAATACAAGGACCTGCTGCCCGACCTGGCGAACGATGTTCAGGCTGCGGTCAATGCCCTCACCGAAATGAGCATGTATTTTGCGAGTTGTGCCAAGGCAGGCAAGTTCCTGGTCCCGATCGGCAACGCCTATCCCTTTCTCGTGCTGATGAGCAAAGTCATTATGGGTTGGTTCCTGCTCTGGGAAGCCGGTGTAGCCAAGACCAAA
The sequence above is a segment of the Deltaproteobacteria bacterium HGW-Deltaproteobacteria-2 genome. Coding sequences within it:
- a CDS encoding acyl-CoA dehydrogenase — its product is MNIIPYSAEHNIFRESLRKFLDKEIVPHVEEWEEAGIVPRSAWKKMGEQGFLCTAVPEEYGGAGCDFLYSVIVGEEMVRANFSGLTASLHSDIIVPYITTFGSEAQKQKYLPGCVTGDIITAVAMTEPNTGSDLAAMKTTAVEDGEDVILNGQKTFISNGINCDLCVVAAKDPACSDPHKAVDLYLVEAGTPGFEKGRQIKKIGWHSQDTSELYFTDCRIPRSNRLGEKGTGFLNLMLKLQQERLVCAIGAMAAAEFMLEITVKYCKERTVFGKPISKFQVNQFTIVEMATEIKLGRTFVDKLIMDHMEGLNVVIETSMAKYWITDMANKVADHCLQLHGGYGYCDEYGISRAWRDIRVTRIFAGTNEIMKVIIARFMGL
- a CDS encoding fatty-acid--CoA ligase; its protein translation is MMNYPLLLTNFMQHAARYYPTKEIVSVYATGTFRYTYADWYNRTCQLARALHSLGIKKGDRVASFSLNNHRHMELYFGVPCMGAVLHTLNIRLSAENLVYIINHAEDRILFIDEDVYFLIEPFKDQLKTIEKYVIMSQTGVMPSTTLSPVVLYDDLIKEYPESYDFPLDRDENEPCLICYTSATTGDPKGVVYSHRGLVLHSFATGIVMGVQENDCMLHIVPMFHANAWGAPFVCTLRGMKQVLPGRQILDMTVLCRIIAEEKVTFSCGVPTIWIMLHSYLENGGAHDFSSIRRLFSGGSAMPRHLIESFEKKYGVIVAQGYGATETSPVVTLSIPKSYMETLSVDEKIDIRTTAGMPIPGLDVKLINTQTGKEVRMDGKEMGEILVRGPWIASEYYKNPEQSAVTFPDGWFHTGDIGTMSKEGYISLVDRTKDLIKSAGEWISSIDLENVIMGFSKVLEAAVISMPDEKWQERPLACVVPQPEAAKTITKEEIQDYLKDKVAKWWIPDEIVFMQELPKTSVGKFDKKKLRVTVIPDILKKRGNV
- a CDS encoding acetyl-CoA C-acyltransferase, with product MNTNNHDRVAVIDACRTPFMRAGTDYYDLMAWELGRYAVKGLIVRTGINPSLIDYVIMGTVIAEVTTTNVAREIMLGAGLPRTIPAHTCTAACVSGNIAVTSACDMINSGQVNTVIAGGVESMSDLPIKIGKRYRRFLLDLSLYKRPKSISGKLKLLKGMKLKDFFAVDQPAIAEYSTGLSMGANADRLARRLGIAREEQDKFAARSHKLADAAIKNGIMKKEIVPVVVPQTGKLVKDDNGPRADATAEKMASLKPAFDKRYGTVTAANSSFLTDGASAVLLMKESKAKSLGLKPLAYIRAYSQAGSDPWEELLLGPAFSAARALKNAGISLADVKVLEIHEAFAAQILANIRYMESEKWGREKLGLDGKMGVVDQELLNTRGGSLSIGHPFGATGGRLIASCCNRMQDENAQFGLVAACGAGAIGNTIILENAR
- a CDS encoding fatty acid oxidation complex subunit alpha FadJ, which gives rise to MKYLTLEKANDGIAIVTIDCPESKVNKISSGLLDEIAGILPDISNDQSIKGMVITSGKEDNFVVGADIDELKGMRTSEEVIAYISKAHAILNGLESMQIPVVACIHGNCLGGGLELALACNYRMAVNSPKTVLGFPEVQLGLLPAAGGTQRLPRLIGLTAALPLVLTARNLRVKQASRAGLVDELIPPYGAKETAVKKALELVNRGNITRKRKRSFVTFLMESNPVGRAIVFSQARKMVERQTYGCYPAPFAIIEAVEHGQKHGKAAGLKKEIEIFSRLVTTSQSKALMSLFFGMSDLKKNPQKSLARKVRQMAVIGTGLMGQGIASVSTAICDTILMKDVKLDDAARGMKEIWKGLEKKTKSGAIVGFDRDIQYGKLVPCDDYSLFKNTDLVVEAVFEDLAVKKRVLADVETATDERTIFASNTSAIPIQDIAAGCKRPENVIGMHYFSPVPKMPLLEIITTGKTAPWVTSTALDMGIAQGKTCIVVKDGPGFYTTRILVPLLNEAVLLVEEGADSLDIDRAMRQFGYPVGPITLIDEVGIDVGAHVAKELGGMFAARGVQPSDTFPKLIAQDYKGRKNKKGFYLYDAKKKKGQKLPNEEVYALLGGAPRKKFDAKLIQQRVSMMMINESLLCLQEGIISCPRDGDIGAVFGLGFPPFEGGPFRYIDHLGASSIMATLESLEKNYGKRFTSPQILKDIVQSGKKFYE
- a CDS encoding acyl-CoA dehydrogenase; amino-acid sequence: MASLILDERDQLFVLNEMFEVEKLCEAPRYADFSRETFDMIMTEAQKLANDVILPTLAEGDKEGCRLVNGQVHVPACFHKAYKLFCEGGWNCMATPAELGGQGLPVTIRIAAHEWFTHNFAFAAYPGLGEGAAHLILTYGSAEQKEKYLPKMVTGEWTGTMALTEPGAGTDVGNLSTRAIRQPDGTFLLQGTKCFITGGDSDLASNVVHPVLARIEGDPAGTKGISIFLVPKFLINDDGSLGKRNDYEIARIEEKMGIHGSATCMINFGDNGQCYAELLGNEREGMKVMFQFMNEARLSVGLQGLCTGSIAYLHALKYTKERFQGASLMEFKNPNAPRVTIINHPDVRRMLLWMKSHVDGMRAMTYFTALCLDKHLIVEDEVQRDKWLGLAEMLTPILKAYCSDMGFRVTETAMQCYGGYGFCVEYPVEQFMRDGKIASIYEGANGIQALDLVGRKMGMKKGVYFMSLLGEMSACCAKYKDLLPDLANDVQAAVNALTEMSMYFASCAKAGKFLVPIGNAYPFLVLMSKVIMGWFLLWEAGVAKTKLDALARVNSADPAGGTGWAAFLKNDKDAIFYTGKLAGASYFIKNVLPEVDAAIRGIKSEDMSIMEIPEEAFAS